The following coding sequences lie in one Xiphias gladius isolate SHS-SW01 ecotype Sanya breed wild chromosome 24, ASM1685928v1, whole genome shotgun sequence genomic window:
- the plekho1a gene encoding pleckstrin homology domain-containing family O member 1-A, whose protein sequence is MKKSSQSRRGVQDSGQPAVQQPDKFGWIRKFCGRGIFRELWRTRYVVLRGDHLYISDKEVKDERKAQEVFDLADYERSEELRKAKSRSKKNHSRFTVLRCRQPGNTVPNLVFLAVSPEEKESWVNALNVAIIKAKNRVLDEVTIEEDSALVHPTRDRAKIPHGRRLPTRGHLMAVASTSSHGMLTLDLVAEEDGFSPDYDGDSRESWENSFRVDLQGEGSCGQVAVLGSRGVGGRQRAGTDVSKLRVTSKDTKVKTGSLPRGSERSWGKQSNPEASMVHKTQQAQVLQAQSQTPQPGKRFGMQGRSRCASMDEVLSSRPAMIRSELRSALRRCPTEEEAGGAASVQPVGQLQSLIAQRMQRAQELLEEMRLQELQKAKAERERGGGSPYLKGIDSPRLHHLKGSDSPNSSRSSGSPRSRSSDSPRLRGKDSPRLRGRESPRSKAKKNRSKGTDSPRARGSNSPAAKANDSPQLKDSPRLTATNSPRSKSSDTVCSPKLMRSSSSSGPNKDYSPVQKSPESPPRIRGPDSSQVKGSDSPRGSETDSPCLGSSKESPCASQKNSPSFSGSLESSQPKSPDKHRLSPPPPSSPPPMLSEEDLEVDRRRAEAERLLEEAVSSWKEAQEVLQEVKELQSQTLRRQRRRTYEKMTPTAAAAGLPTASMATDEDDTPASPTSPEEDDESETP, encoded by the exons GGCGTTCAGGACTCGGGTCAGCCGGCAGTCCAGCAGCCGGACAAGTTCGGCTGGATCAGGAAGTTCTGCGGTCGAGGGATCTTCAGAGAACTGTGGAGGACCCGATATGTGGTGCTGAGAGGAGACCACCTCTACATCTCTGACAAGGAG GTGAAAGATGAGCGTAAAGCACAGGAGGTGTTCGACCTGGCTGATTACGAGCGTTCGGAGGAGCTGAGGAAAGCAAAAAGTCGCAGCAAGAAAAACCACAGCCGCTTCACTGTGCTGCGCTGCAGACAGCCGGGGAACACC GTTCCCAACCTCGTGTTTCTAGCGGTGAGTCCCGAGGAAAAGGAATCATGGGTCAACGCTCTCAACGTGGCAATCATCAAAGCCAAGAACAGGGTTTTAGATGAG GTGACCATTGAGGAGGATAGTGCGCTGGTTCATCCCACCAGAGACCGAGCAAAAATCCCTCATGGCCGCCGACTGCCGACCAGAGGACACCTCATGGCCGTG gcctccacctcctcccatGGCATGTTGACCCTTGACCTGGTGGCTGAGGAGGATGGTTTCTCTCCAGACTATGATGGCGACTCTCGGGAATCCTGGGAGAACAGCTTCCGGGTCGACCTGCAGGGGGAGGGTTCTTGTGGACAGGTCGCAGTTTTAGGATCTCGGGGTGTTGGGGGTCGTCAGCGGGCCGGCACCGATGTCTCAAAGCTCAGGGTGACCTCGAAGGACACTAAGGTGAAGACTGGCAGTCTGCCCAGGGGGAGTGAGCGGTCTTGGGGTAAACAGTCCAACCCGGAGGCCTCCATGGTCCACAAGACCCAGCAGGCGCAG GTCCTCCAGGCCCAGTCTCAAACGCCACAGCCTGGGAAGAGGTTCGGCATGCAGGGCCGGAGTCGCTGTGCCTCCATGGATGAAGTCCTCTCCTCCAG ACCGGCGATGATTCGTTCGGAGTTGCGGTCTGCTCTTCGTCGTTGTCCGACCGAAGAGGAGGCGGGCGGTGCGGCTTCGGTGCAGCCGGTGGGTCAGCTGCAGAGCCTCATCGCCCAAAGGATGCAAAGAGctcaggagctgctggaggagatgAGACTGCAG GAGTTGCAGAAAGCCAAAGCAGAGCGAGAGCGAGGAGGCGGCTCACCATACCTTAAGGGCATCGACTCCCCTCGACTCCATCACCTCAAGGGCTCCGACTCGCCTAACTCCAG TAGGTCTTCAGGATCTCCAAGGAGCAGGAGCAGCGACTCTCCTCGCCTCCGGGGAAAAGACTCTCCTCgcctgagagggagagagtctCCTCGATCCAAAGCCAAGAAGAATCGCTCCAAAGGGACCGACTCGCCTCGCGCCAGAGGATCCAATTCACCTGCCGCTAAAGCAAACGACTCTCCTCAACTGAAAGATTCACCTCGACTGACGGCCACCAACTCTCCACGATCAAAGAGCTCTGACACAGTCTGTTCACCAAAACTCATGAGATCGTCCAGCTCCTCTGGTCCCAACAAGGACTACTCTCCTGTACAGAAGTCGCCCGAATCGCCTCCACGCATCAGAGGACCCGACTCCTCTCAGGTTAAAGGATCTGATTCACCACGAGGCAGCGAAACTGACTCCCCTTGTCTGGGGAGCAGCAAGGAGTCACCCTGTGCGAGTCAGAAGAACTCCCCGAGTTTCTCTGGATCCCTCGAGTCCTCTCAGCCCAAATCCCCCGACAAACACCGCCTGTCCCCACCTCCGCCATCCTCACCTCCCCCCATGCTGTCAGAGGAGGACCTGGAGGTGGACAGGAGGCGTGCCGAGGCGGAGCGCCTCCTGGAGGAGGCCGTGTCATCGTGGAAGGAGGCGCAGGAAGTGCTGCAGGAAGTGAAGGAGCTGCAGAGCCAGACGCTGCGGCGACAGCGCAGGAGGACCTACGAAAAGATGACACCGACAGCTGCGGCGGCCGGGTTGCCCACGGCGTCCATGGCAACAGACGAGGACGACACGCCCGCCTCACCGACATCACCTGAGGAGGATGATGAGTCGGAGACACCTTGA